The Halovivax ruber XH-70 genome includes the window GATCGAGTCGATCGCCTCGATAAAGCGGTGTTCGACGACGTCCTCGACCGCCGAGACGATGACGGCGGCGTGGTCCGGTTCGTCACCGTCGGTCCCGTCGGTGTCTCTACTCCCGAGGACGCCGATTTCGAGCTGGGCGCCGGCCATGTCGCTGTGGCCGCCCGCACTGCCGATCGGTTCGAAGGCGTCACGAATCACTTCGCCGACGTCCTGCTCGTCGTCGCGAGATCGGGCCGAGAGGTAGACCATGTCGTCGATGAACCCGTAGACCAGCGTCGTGTCGACACCGTCCATCGAGAGCAATCGGTCGGCGGCCTGGGGAAGGGCGTCACGGCTCGCGATCTGCCCACAGCTCGAGACCACGACGTCGTCGTATCGCTTCCGATTTTTGATCGCGCGGGCGATCGTGTCGACCGTCTCTCCGTCGACCGTCGGCCGTTCGATACGGTCGAGTGCCGTCTGGTCGACGTGGGGGCTGAGCGCTGCGGCCGCACGGAAGTCGAGCGCCGTCGTCTCGCGCGTGAAGTCGTTCGTGTCGATGCGAATCCCGAAGAGGAGCGCCGTCGCCGTCTGCCGATCGAAGTCGACACCGAAGCGGTCGACGTACTCCGTCATGACCGTACTCGTCGCGCCGGCCAGGTGCCGGATGTCGACGAACGAGCCCGCTACCGGGCCGCGAGGTGGGTGGTGGTCGATGACGATATCGACGTCGGCGTCCGTCGCCAGTCCGTCGTTGATCCCGGGCCGGGAGTGATCGACGAGGGCGACGCCGTCGTAGGCATCGATCGCGCTGGCCGCCTCGAGGTGGCGGACCTCGAGGTCGAGGACGTTGAGCATCGCCCGATTCTCCTGATGTGAAATCTCCCCGTAGTAGCAGGCGTCGGCGTCGATGCCGACCGATTCGGCCAGCACGACGAGTGCGATTGCGCTGGCGATGGCGTCCGGGTCCGGATTGTCGTGTGTGACGACGGCGAGTCGACCGTCGATCGCCGAGAGCGCCGACCGGAGCCGTCTCGCCCGTTCGGCCGCCGGACTCGCTCCCTCTTCGAGGACGCGATCGGCGAGCGCCCGTGCGCCCTCGACCACGTCGTCGGCGACCGCCTGGAGCTGCTCGACGACCGTCTGTGTGGGATCGGCGCCGGCGTAGACGACGAGTCGGGCCTCGGGAAACCGGTCACGGGCCAGGGTCGCCGCCGCCAGATTCTCGTCGCCCCGATCGCCGGCGACGAGGATCGTCCCTGGCGAGTCGAGGTCGGCGAGCGTCGCGGGTTCCGTCGGATCCCCTCGCCTGGCCGGGACACCACGGTCGCGCAGTCGATCCACGACGGTTCGATCGTCGTCGATACCGAGGACTGACGTCGGCTCCGCCCCCAGTGACTCGGCGAGTCGCTCACCGACGTCGCCACACCCGAGGATCAGCCGACGGACCATGGGCGGAGTTCGGCCGACGCGTGTAAAAGCTACCCGGGTTCAGTGCTCGAGCGCCGATCAGGAGGTGAGCACTGCCGTCGCCGCGTCGAGTGCCGAGTCGGCGATCGGCCCGAAGCCGGGGAGGACGACGACGGTCATCACGGCGGCCGCGATGAGTGCCGCGTAGAGGCCCACCGGCTGGGCGAGCGACCCGTGGTCGGTCACCGGCTCTTCGAACCAGACTGCCTTCACCAGTCGCGAGTAGT containing:
- a CDS encoding DHH family phosphoesterase; the protein is MVRRLILGCGDVGERLAESLGAEPTSVLGIDDDRTVVDRLRDRGVPARRGDPTEPATLADLDSPGTILVAGDRGDENLAAATLARDRFPEARLVVYAGADPTQTVVEQLQAVADDVVEGARALADRVLEEGASPAAERARRLRSALSAIDGRLAVVTHDNPDPDAIASAIALVVLAESVGIDADACYYGEISHQENRAMLNVLDLEVRHLEAASAIDAYDGVALVDHSRPGINDGLATDADVDIVIDHHPPRGPVAGSFVDIRHLAGATSTVMTEYVDRFGVDFDRQTATALLFGIRIDTNDFTRETTALDFRAAAALSPHVDQTALDRIERPTVDGETVDTIARAIKNRKRYDDVVVSSCGQIASRDALPQAADRLLSMDGVDTTLVYGFIDDMVYLSARSRDDEQDVGEVIRDAFEPIGSAGGHSDMAGAQLEIGVLGSRDTDGTDGDEPDHAAVIVSAVEDVVEHRFIEAIDSIPDVPKGGYTRESELLFDPTRTGVVSRDEGERST